Part of the Campylobacter suis genome, GGATTTGGAGAGATGTTTTTATAAATTTTCATAAAACATAAGTGCGTGAATATAAATTTACGCACTTATGGCTTTTATGTACGCCCTTACATACTCATATCCAGAGTATATCGTAAGCGCAACTGCTATCCAAAGTAAAATTTCAGCGCCCCACCACTGCATAGTTAAAAATCCGATCGCTATCATTTGTGCGACTGTTTTTACCTTACCAGCCATGGAGGCTGCGACTTCTACACCGTCACTTGCCATCACTACACGAAAACCTGTGATGAAAAACTCCCTTATAAGGATAAGATATACAGCCCAAGGGCTAGCGCGCTCTATTATCATAAGCCCTAAAAATGCCGCAAGCGTTAGCATTTTATCTGCTAGTGGGTCAAGTACTGCGCCAAGCTTTGTCTTTTGATCCCAAGCGCGTGCGATATACCCATCGAAAAAATCGGTCACAGAGGCTATCACAAAGACAAGCCCCGCAAAGTAGTTTATCCAGCTTATGTGAATAAAAGGTGCTATGCGCGCTAAATCCACAAGGATAAAAAACATCACAGGTGCAAGAATAATACGAAAACTAGCAAGAGCATTTGGCAAATTCATCATTTGTTATCTTTTTATTTTATTTAAATGTAGTTCCACCATCGATTATAAAGCTATGACCTGTAACCCAGCTTGCTTTAGATGAGCATAAAAATACACATGCACCAGCCAAATCCTCAGGCTGTCCCATGCGATTTAAAGGACTTAGTTTGGCTGTATAATCGCGTACTTCTTCATAGTTTGTAAATGCTCTAAGAGCGTCCGTTTCGATCGGTCCTCCGCTTACTACATTAACACGGATATTTTTTTCACCAAGCTCGGTAGCTGCGTAGCGTGCCATGGCTTCGACCGCCGCCTTTGCTGTACCGTGACCTGAGTAGTTTTCGATATAAACTAAATTTCCAGTCGAGCTTAACGATATGATAGAACCACCACCCACTTTTTCCATGCGCTTTACAGCTTCTTGAGAGCCTACCACAAAGGCATTTACAGTTGCGGTAAAGATGTTGTTGATACCGCGTGGCTTTAGCTTCATAAATTTAGTATATCCGCCGGCAACTGCTCGACCTGAGATGATGGCATTTGATATGAAAAAATCAACTCTGTCAAAGTCTTCATCAATTTGCGCAAATAGCTCTTTATAGGTCTCAGGCTCAAGGATATTTAGTGCATAGGCACGCGCTTTTATGCCGTATGTTTTTTCTAGTTCGCTAGCTTGAATTTTTGCTAACTCTTCGTTTGAATTAAAGGTAAAAGCTACATTTGCTCCAAGCTTGGCAAACTCAAGCACAATGGCTCGACCAATACCTCTTGTTCCACCACTGATAACGAGCGTTTTACCTTTAAATTCGCTTTGTAAATTATCCATTAAAATCCTTTTATCTCATATTTTTTTATTACATTTTCAATCTTTGCAAGATTTTCTTGACTTGGTTCGCAAAGCGGGAGACGATACTCAAGCGTTGGCGTAATCCCCGCTATAAACATAGCTGCTTTTATCGGTATAGGATTGCTTTCGCAAAAGAGAATTTTGTTAATGTCATAAAGTCTGTCATTTATCGCTTTTGCTTCTTTAAATTTTCCATCTATAGCTAGATGACAAAGGTTTGCTATCTCATTTGGAAGTAAGTTTGAGGTTACGCTTATAACGCCTTTTCCTCCATTTGAAAGGATAGGGTAGTTTATCGCATCTTCTCCGCTATAAACTAAAATTTCAGGCTCATGAGCGAGTATATCTACGCAACGATCGATATTTCCAGTAGCCTCTTTGATACCTATCACATTTGGGCACTCTTTAAAAATCCTAATAGCCGTTTGAGGTAAAATATCTGAGCCTGTGCGACCTGGCACATTATAAAGCACGACAGGAATTTCAACGCTTGCTGCTAGTGCTTTATAATGGCGATAAAGCCCTTCTTGTGTTGGTTTGTTGTAGTAAGGGGCTACTGAAAGTATGCCATGTGCACCGTGACTTTGGGCAAACTGAGCGATACCAATAGCCTCATGAGTGGCGTTACTTCCAGCACCAGCTAAGACTTTTGTATTAGTTCCTTTGCATGCCTCAACTGCTATTTCGATACAAATACGATGCTCATCGTGCGTTAGCGTGGCACTTTCTCCAGTTGTTCCAACTGGCACTACAACATCTATGCCATTTTTTATTTGGCGTTTTATCAGCTTTTCATAAGTTTGCTCATCTACTTTTCCGTTTTTAAATGGTGTTATTAGCGCTGTCATGCCACCTTGTAAAATTTCGCTCATTGCTCTTCCTTTTTGAGTATTATCGTCGTTGAGTGTTTGTCTATGAAGTATTTTTTAGCTGTCTCTTGAAGCATTTTGGCATCTATGTTTTCGATATTTGCTTCAAATTCATAAAGAGGCTTTATGTCGCCTCTTGCAAGATAGCTTCCGTATAAATTTGCCACCCTAGTTGCGCTTTCAAACGAATAGACAAAGTCACTTTTTATCAAATTTTTAACACGCAAAACATCATCTTTTGCGATACTTTTTGACTTTAAATTTTTTATTATAGCTAATATTTCTTTCTCAACATCAAGCGCATCTATGCCTGGGTTGCAAACTGCAAGAAATATAAATAAATTTTCATCAATACTGTCAAGGTTGTAAGCATAAATTTGATTTACAAGCTGAAGTTCATCTATCAAAACTTGCTGTAAAATCGAGCTTTTGCCGCTACCAAGATATTCGCTAATAGCATTTAGTCCTATTTGATCTTTATGGTTAAATGGTGGAGTTTTGTATGCTATGGCTAGCATTTGTGTTTGAGTATCTTTGTGGATAATCGCTCTTTTTGCTCCGTCTTGTACTGGCTCGATACAGTGAAGTTTTGGCGGTTTTTTGCCATTTTTTATACTATCAAATTTCTTTTTTGCTATCTCAAAAGCTTCCTTTTTGCTTACATCTCCACTGATTAAAAGTATCGCATTTTGTGGCTGGTAGTAAGTTTGATGAAATTCACGAATATCTTCAATGCTCCAGTTTTCTATATCTTTTATAAAGCCAATAGGTGTCCAGTGATATGGATGATATATAAAAGCGTGGTTAAAAAGCCTAAAATAAAGATAGCCGATCGGATTATTATCCGTGCGCCACCTTCGCTCTTCATGTACGACATCACGCTCAGGCTGAAATTCTTTGTCTTTTAGGTTTAAATTTTGCATAAGTTCAGCAAAAAGTCCAAGACCTTTTTCTAAATTTTGATTTGAACATTTTATATAATAATGCGTGTAGTCAAACCCAGTACTGGCGTTATTTGTGCCACCAAAGCCTTTTACTATCTCATCAAATTCTCCAGCTTTTAAATTTTTGGTTGATTTAAAATTTAGATGTTCTAGCATATGTGCGATACCACTTTTACCCATCGTTTCATTTCTTGAACCGACTTTGTAAAATATATCAAGGCTTATAACTTTTGAGCCTTTATTTACTGGTAAGTGATAAATTTCAAGCCCATTTTTTAGTTTTGTTTTGTTAAATTTTATCAATTGTATTCCTTATTTTTTAACATCTGCACCGATAGCTTCGATTATATGAGCGTATCCATCAGCTTCAAGAAGTTCTAAAATTCCACTATTTATCTCTTTGCAAATCATCGGACCCTTAAATATAAAGCTAGTAAAAATTTGCACCAAACTAGCACCCATTTTTATACGCTCATAAGCCTCTTTTGCACTGTCAATGCCACCGCAAGCTATAAGTGTTGTTTTGCCATAAAGCTCGCTTGCAACTGCTTTAAATATCTCTCTTGATCTTTGTGTTATAACCTTTCCACTAAGACCGCCAAAGCTCTTTAAATTTGGCGAGTTAGAAAGTGTGTAGTCAATGCTTGTGTTTGAGATGATGATCCCATCTGCACCGCTAGAAACGGCATTTTGTGAAATTTCTATTGCTTTTTCATGACTTAGATCTGGTGAAATTTTTAAAATAATAGGCTTTTTAGTTAGTGGCTTTATCCTGCTAAAAAGCTCGGTGATAAATTCATTTTCTTGCAAAGCACGCAAATTTGGTGTATTTGGCGACGAGATATTTACCACGAAAGCATCGCAAAGCTGGGCAAAGTCACGCACAAGAATTTCATAGTCATTTATGGCTTTTTCGTTTGGTGTAACCTTGTTTTTGCCGATATTTGCCCAAAGCGGAATGACATTTGGATATAGCTTGCTTACGCGGCGTTTTATCTCTTTGCTTCCATCGTTATTAAACCCCATCGCATTTTGGATACTTTCTTCTTCGATAAGGCGAAAAAGGCGTGGTTTATCGTTGCCAGGTTGCGGCTTTGGTGTAAAAGTTCCAAATTCTAAATGTCCAAAACCAAGCGCAGTAAGACCAGAAAACATCGTGGCATTTTTATCAAAGCCACCGCCGATACCAACTGGGTTATTGTAAATGCTTCCAAGTAAATTTTGCTGCAGTCTTGCATCGCTTATAACACATTTGTTTGTAACAAAACTAAGTGAACTTGGTAGAATTTTATCTGCTGCTATCATGCCATATTCTGCGATTTTATGTGCAGTTTCTGGATCGAATTTAAAAAATATAGATTTTAAAGTAGCATAGTCAAACATCATACCCTCATTTAAGCCTAAAATGTCTATATTTTAGCACAAAACGCCTTAAACTAAGGCTTTGCCTTTAAGTTTTGCGTAAATTTCGCAACTATTTTCAAGCTCGCTATCATTTCCAAATCCAACTATCTTTCCGCCATCTAAAACAGCTATTTTATCAGCATTTTGCACGGTTGTTAGGCGGTGAGCTATGACAAATATTATCTTTTTATGACGCAAATTATTTATAGCACTTGTTATCTCTTTTTCACTTTCATTATCAAGTGCGCTTGTTGCTTCATCAAAAATAAGAATTTGTGGGTTTGAGTAAAGTGCTCTTGCTATGGCTATACGCTGACGCTGTCCGCCTGAAAGATTTGTGCCAAACTCATTTAAAACGCTATTTATACCGTCATTCATAGCGCTTACAAACTCATAGGCGTTTGCCATTTTTAACGCGTTAATAACAGCATTTTCGTCAAATTCTCTACCATAAGCGACATTTTTTGCTATCGTATCATTAAAGATGTATACGCGCTGGCTTACAAAGCCGATATTTTTACGAAGCGACGCTATTTTAAGTGTTTTTATGCTTTGCTCATTTATTAAAATTTCACCGCTTTTTGGCTCATAAAATCTCATAAGCAGGTTCATTATAGATGTTTTTCCGCCACCACTTGAGCCAACAAGAGCTATGAGTTCAGACTCTTTTGCTGTTAAATTTATGCCTTTTAAAACATCATTTTTATCATCATAGCTTAGCCATATGTCTTTAAAGTTTATGCTTTTTATGGTGTTTGTTATCTCATTTGTCCCGTCAATGATCT contains:
- the pgsA gene encoding CDP-diacylglycerol--glycerol-3-phosphate 3-phosphatidyltransferase, whose protein sequence is MMNLPNALASFRIILAPVMFFILVDLARIAPFIHISWINYFAGLVFVIASVTDFFDGYIARAWDQKTKLGAVLDPLADKMLTLAAFLGLMIIERASPWAVYLILIREFFITGFRVVMASDGVEVAASMAGKVKTVAQMIAIGFLTMQWWGAEILLWIAVALTIYSGYEYVRAYIKAISA
- a CDS encoding enoyl-ACP reductase, producing the protein MDNLQSEFKGKTLVISGGTRGIGRAIVLEFAKLGANVAFTFNSNEELAKIQASELEKTYGIKARAYALNILEPETYKELFAQIDEDFDRVDFFISNAIISGRAVAGGYTKFMKLKPRGINNIFTATVNAFVVGSQEAVKRMEKVGGGSIISLSSTGNLVYIENYSGHGTAKAAVEAMARYAATELGEKNIRVNVVSGGPIETDALRAFTNYEEVRDYTAKLSPLNRMGQPEDLAGACVFLCSSKASWVTGHSFIIDGGTTFK
- the dapA gene encoding 4-hydroxy-tetrahydrodipicolinate synthase produces the protein MSEILQGGMTALITPFKNGKVDEQTYEKLIKRQIKNGIDVVVPVGTTGESATLTHDEHRICIEIAVEACKGTNTKVLAGAGSNATHEAIGIAQFAQSHGAHGILSVAPYYNKPTQEGLYRHYKALAASVEIPVVLYNVPGRTGSDILPQTAIRIFKECPNVIGIKEATGNIDRCVDILAHEPEILVYSGEDAINYPILSNGGKGVISVTSNLLPNEIANLCHLAIDGKFKEAKAINDRLYDINKILFCESNPIPIKAAMFIAGITPTLEYRLPLCEPSQENLAKIENVIKKYEIKGF
- a CDS encoding M16 family metallopeptidase; protein product: MIKFNKTKLKNGLEIYHLPVNKGSKVISLDIFYKVGSRNETMGKSGIAHMLEHLNFKSTKNLKAGEFDEIVKGFGGTNNASTGFDYTHYYIKCSNQNLEKGLGLFAELMQNLNLKDKEFQPERDVVHEERRWRTDNNPIGYLYFRLFNHAFIYHPYHWTPIGFIKDIENWSIEDIREFHQTYYQPQNAILLISGDVSKKEAFEIAKKKFDSIKNGKKPPKLHCIEPVQDGAKRAIIHKDTQTQMLAIAYKTPPFNHKDQIGLNAISEYLGSGKSSILQQVLIDELQLVNQIYAYNLDSIDENLFIFLAVCNPGIDALDVEKEILAIIKNLKSKSIAKDDVLRVKNLIKSDFVYSFESATRVANLYGSYLARGDIKPLYEFEANIENIDAKMLQETAKKYFIDKHSTTIILKKEEQ
- a CDS encoding quinone-dependent dihydroorotate dehydrogenase; amino-acid sequence: MMFDYATLKSIFFKFDPETAHKIAEYGMIAADKILPSSLSFVTNKCVISDARLQQNLLGSIYNNPVGIGGGFDKNATMFSGLTALGFGHLEFGTFTPKPQPGNDKPRLFRLIEEESIQNAMGFNNDGSKEIKRRVSKLYPNVIPLWANIGKNKVTPNEKAINDYEILVRDFAQLCDAFVVNISSPNTPNLRALQENEFITELFSRIKPLTKKPIILKISPDLSHEKAIEISQNAVSSGADGIIISNTSIDYTLSNSPNLKSFGGLSGKVITQRSREIFKAVASELYGKTTLIACGGIDSAKEAYERIKMGASLVQIFTSFIFKGPMICKEINSGILELLEADGYAHIIEAIGADVKK